In Populus nigra chromosome 1, ddPopNigr1.1, whole genome shotgun sequence, one genomic interval encodes:
- the LOC133703540 gene encoding LOB domain-containing protein 25, translating to MASSSYSNSPCAACKFLRRKCMPDCIFAPYFPPEEPQKFANVHKIFGASNVSKLLNEVLPHQREDAVNSLAYEAEARMKDPVYGCVGAISVLQRQVIRLQKELDATNADLIRYACNEMPAANPQFGRRMGHGGVSYDQSSGIYYPSPWNNDTCGERGDGSI from the coding sequence ATGGCTTCTTCAAGCTATTCGAATTCTCCTTGTGCTGCTTGCAAGTTCCTACGGAGAAAATGCATGCCAGATTGCATCTTTGCACCATACTTCCCACCTGAAGAGCCTCAGAAGTTTGCCAATGTTCACAAGATATTTGGTGCAAGCAATGTCAGTAAGCTCCTCAATGAGGTCCTTCCTCATCAGAGAGAAGATGCTGTCAACTCTCTTGCCTACGAAGCTGAGGCACGGATGAAAGATCCAGTCTATGGCTGTGTTGGTGCTATTTCAGTCCTCCAGAGGCAAGTTATTAGACTCCAAAAGGAATTGGATGCTACAAATGCTGATTTGATCCGATATGCCTGCAATGAAATGCCAGCAGCAAACCCCCAATTTGGAAGAAGAATGGGTCATGGAGGGGTTTCTTATGATCAAAGTTCTGGTATATATTATCCTTCTCCATGGAATAATGACACTTGTGGTGAGAGAGGAGATGGTAGCATTTAA